A window of Daphnia pulicaria isolate SC F1-1A chromosome 4, SC_F0-13Bv2, whole genome shotgun sequence genomic DNA:
GAGCGAAGAGCGTGAATCGTTGTCTTCGTTCGCCCCCAAGATCACGGAAGTCAATCGGGAAATTTGGCATGCAAGGCTGCTTCGGTCGCTGGACCAAACAGCCAACACGCGTCGATGGCGGCTGTGAGaaacttgaaaaacaaaaagaacaacacATGGGCAGTGTGTGAATCGATGGGAGAGAAGGGGaaggcgaagaagaaaacaaaaggtggAGGAGGTGAGTTAAGAGCCAGAGAAAGGTGGAGGCGGTGGTGGAGGTGGAAGTGTGGCCGCTGTTGGGCCATAGGATGGAGATGAGGTGGCAAGGGGGTGGGCCTTGTGTTCTATGGGAAATATCGCTGGTggaaaccaaaagaagaaaaaggcgaGAGACTGGTGTATATCCAGAGTGCCGGAACGAGAAATTCCAGGCAGAATCTCAGCACTCGACGACTCGACCGTGTTCATCGCAGACGCGTAGTGCGCAACCGCTTGCAGCCAGCGCCCAGGCCACATTCAAAAGTCTCGTGTAGAAGCCCCTTAGAAGCTACTTGTCACCTtttacagagagagagagagagagccctgTGTAccgtgtgagagagagagagagagagagagagagagagaaaaagagggaggtaccaaataaaaagagaagcctcctcctccttgcaTACCTCCCTGCCCACTTTTATATCTCAGAGAAGAGCAGCGGTGGGGTTTTCGGCTGTGGAAGTACACCTTGGCTAAAGCTTCTCGACGTGGCTGTGGAGAAAAAACGctagagcccccgaaccgtgTGTCTCCCTTTTGTCGCTTATGGTCAACGCATTCATTCGTTGACTAACTGTCTACTCGGTCAGCAGCAactacagcagcagctacaGCTACATCAGCAGCCAGCCACCAGATCGCCACCGCCAGCCCCAAACACACGTAAGTCTTTTTCACTCGAGTTTTACCCAATTAAACAACACTATTGTGTACTTAGAGTAGGATCGCATACTGGCTCTTGGGTATATAGTAACTGTAGTTCATCTTCGACAATTGATTTATCGCAGTACTGGTTATTGCGTCTCTTTTGATTTGacagaaaatggtggaattttttaactggatttttttttttacttgaggtTTCCTTGGCCAGTTATCCGTTCTTATAGTGTTTGAAAATAGAATCCAATATCAGTGAAAACTACAAGATTATGCGCTTTGATCACTCAGTTAATCGAGGCTTGTGATTGatttagaaaatttaatttcaaaaattgagcGTGATACAGAGTTACACAAGAGGCCTAAAACAGTTCTAATAGGACGTTACGGAAATTCCGATAATCAATCGGCTCAAATGCACGTTATCGAGAATCAACCCCAAAATTGAGATTTCCTATGATGATTTAGTAGAGAGAAATAAGGGATAAGAAAACCACACGCGTATTAAGTGGCACGCTTCTCAAATTAATTGTATGGGTTTATCCTGGAAAACTACGGTCCCCAATTGGCCGTATATAATTTGaccaaaggaaaagagaaaaagagagggggaagaagagaagcATATCAGAGGACCTAAAAGTGTGCTTATAAGAGGGCTGAGCGCGCGTGTAAAAGAGAAGTGATGGGTAAGACAGGTAGCAGCTCGGCAGCCCTACAATGGCCAAAGGGGCCCGGAGTGGTGGCACGCGGTAGCTCTCAACTCTCATGGCTCGCTCGCAGCACGGTAGCCGTCGGAGGATATTAGACTTTTCGACGGCACCCAGCCGATCGCACGGCAATGCCACCAGCGGCAACCACCCTCActccaaaaatatttcacctAGAATTTTCCTAGCCAGCATTTTTCACGCTGAATCTCGATAGATGCACAGGGAAATCATTTGTTTATTAATTCAACATTTGGTGAATGTCGAAAGTAACCCAAAAGTTAGGTGATGGGAAAACGCGCTAGAATCGCCAATCGATTTCTGAGCGAACGGTCAATCATTTCGCGgggaaattaaaatataattttgagATGATGTGGGGACTGATGGGAACGGATCGCAGCATCCGAGGGAGGAATGCGCGGCAGAGAAAATTAGAGGGCACGAGGGGGGTGGCGGCCTTTGCGTGTTTTACCCGAATACGGCCGTTTGTAAGGCAAACAAGGCAAGAAAGAACGCGGCCATAATCATTTCCCTGTtgtttttgaatgaaattgtCGGAGccccaaacaaaacaacaacaaaacatcgTACCGACTTTTAAAGCGCGCGCGCGGTCCGGcggtaaaccaaaaaaaaagtcccaagaGAACAAAATAGAACAGCAAGgcacacaagaagaaaaagaagaggattcACTACCGCCACACGCGGCGTCTGTTAGTTTTATCGGAAAATAACAATAGGAGAATCCTTTTGTCAGTTCAAAACTGCTCTTTTCAGTTTCTCAAAAAGGCctttttcagttttcttaCCTCTAAATTGATCGCGTTCCGCCTACAATTGCTTTTGTGTGTTTGGGCGCTCAGGTTTTTTGTTCCACTCTTTGAAATACAAAATacggacgagagagagagagagagagactgggcGACACACAACATAAAGTTGTCTGGACGGTTTTGTGCCGAGGCCCCATCATTCCCGGCGATTGGGCAATTCTAATAATATCGCCGCTAAAGACTTTACACAACAAAGATTTTCTCTCCCGTTAGCGTCTGGGAACAAGTTAAACGAGGGAGTTGAGAGGGATGAAAGCGAAATCATGTTTTTTCTATGCAGATCGATGCCACCCCCTACACACtttgttttcaatagagaACTCATATCttttttgggaaatttttatttcttctcgacTCGGATATATAGGTATTTCAGCCGacccctttcttttctttttttacctttattttcGACGAGAAAGACAAAATAGATGTTCGACTCGTCCGCGCTAGTGGCCTGATGAAGCGGAAAGAGAGTGGGCGGTAAATGTGTGCTGCATGTAggagttttctctctccatttcTCGTCTTATTCTCGAGCGTTTAGGCCGCGTTTTGACCTCTTCGACTACGTTCAAAACACCCAAATCTCACAAAAAAGACAATGCTCTCCATACCCATAGAGTGTTTGCCTATGCGGACTCTTGTCTATCTCTATAGAGAGGGAGAAGGGAgatatttaaagaaataaaagagagatTTGTATGGATGGAGGGGAACCAAAGGGTCGACCAGCAAAGCTGTAATtactaacaacaacaaaagttgaaaatgtggGTCTCCCTATCGATCTAAACACAAGGATGGGTATGAGCATACAGTACCCACTATACAACACAGATCTTGCCCGCCATCCGAAATGCAAGTTCGGATGCATTCCACAAGAGTCTAGGGGGCTTTCTCCTCCGGCCAGCGCGGCGGAGGAGTGAATGCATTATATTATGACTCTATTCCTCTTTCTCACGCTTCCCACACAACAATACCTCCCACTATTTCCTCTGGACGGAAAGGAACTCTTGGCTTCTTCTCACAGTTCCATCTCCTTTCTCAAGCCTCCGACCCTCCTGCTCCTCCTAGGAATCGGCACACCCACGGAGCTGCGTCCCACATAGCGTCGAGAGATAGGAAGCCGCTGGTTTTTACAACAGAGAAACAGATCGGCTCTCGATTTGCGAATGCGAGCAAACATGTTGGTTATTAGAGGGACGCCGAAATAGTTTGAAATAAGCCGAGACCAACTTTTTTCGGCGTGGAATATCGATTCGTGTTtatgcatttatttatttattttgttggttTATTGGGAAGAAACACATTCTACTGGGacgacaataacaaaaaagtctACAGGGTCTTTAAGCCGGTCACGGCTGTCGCTTTTGGCTCCAAGCGACTTGAATTGGTTCCGCTGGCCATCTGACAATCCGCCTGTTCgtccaataataaaaataaaataaaacaccaaAAACCCAGCCCAAAAAATCGCCCTTGTGTCCGACACACGGCGACGACGCCCCGACCGAAAAATCCAAACGGGCCGTCGCTCGACCCGCAGCAACTGTTTTGCCAAAAAACTCGCAGTCGTTCCTCTTTATGACACCCGACGACAGACGACGGGTATCGTTCGAGCGGGTCTATCAAGATCGTGGGCGCGCGCGTGTGTCGGCTCCGACATCagtttccctttttaaaaccattaaaaaaatacaactcAAAAactcgaaaattatttttttttctccagccCTTCCATAAAAACAAACTAGTTTGTATGCGTGTGTATATACGACCGGCCGTTGTCTCGTGTTATGTCCAGTGACTTTCAAaggtggaaaaagaaatgaaaagttgctgctgctgctgtggtatTTCGCGGAAATGGCCGCAAAAAatcgtttcatttttcacggtcgctttttttgtgttgtcgtCGTCTACGAGGGTGAAACTTGTTACGACTGGGCAGAGTTCATTgacttttccaaaaaatttttgttgcgTATGGGCTATGGGGTGTGGACTGGACACGAGTTgagcaaatttttcaaacagagggaaaaaaaacccgcCACTAAACGAATCTTTTCTTCGCATTGGTTGAAatcgtaaaaataagaaagattggaattcaaacaaaaatgtttggctGTCCGAAAGAATTGTCTGTCAAAAAGAGCTGCGAGTGTCTTTTCTCCCCCGCTTACTTTTCTTCGGTTCAAGAAACTCTTCGGCCTCGTGCCTCGCCATATATCGCGAGTTGGCAGACGACCGGTCGTATACTGGAACAATATAAGAAAAACGACTTCGTTGGGGGCTCCACAGTATAGTATTGtccaaccaaaaaaatttccaatagtaaaaaaaaagatggaatttaaataaaatgaataagaaGAGTTGGCGATGTGGGGTGGAATGGACCGTTACGCAGATGGCAATGGCAGCAGCCATCATCACGGCAACGCTATAACAGAAGCGACAGCCAAAGCAATACGGAAAAGAATTGTTAAAGCAGGTGGAAAAATTGACTGTGTGCTATTTCCTTCGAGGGTTGGGTCCGCATTATAACGGGTTGAGTCCTCTCTCCGTCACACAAAAAATGCAGCTAGAGACGATATGTTTTTCCGCAGAATGGAAAAACATACGTATCTCTGTCCAGCAGCATTTGCTTAAGCCCTTTTCTTCGGCTCCTCACAAATGTCTTGTTGTTTcggccgttttttttattggacgcGCGATTGCCCGCAACCTGCGCTCGACCCTttagcgaaaaagaaaatcaaccgcagctccttttttcttttttttttcgcttcccTTTTTTGGTGTGGTTTGCCACACAAGCGATCCGAGTCAAGGATTTTATTTCGAGGCTATGGCGGCCCATGACAAACTTGCCTAAAAAGATAGCGTCGCCATTCTCTCTCGCCAGCTCCTATTTATATATTGCAGTCGGTTGTGTCTGCACACACACTCCTTGTTTTTTGGTAGAGAGACCAAGGAGGGGCAATATATAGGACACCTTTTATTCCTACCacaatggagagagagagagagataggcaCACACCTTTGATTAGGGTTATCCGCGCACcaccctctctctctgtttgGATCCTTTGACATCCGTGTGGCAaaggaaaacacacacacacaaagaggaACACAACGgagaaaaggaggaggaggatacgGTGCCTGCCAATATTTGCGCTTCCCAAAGTTGCTTCTTTAGCCTCGCGGCTTTTGAAGGTTTCGTTTCGTCCTTGTTTAAAGCGAAACGCacttaaaaatacaaaacattctcagccaaaaaagaagagaagtttccttttttttctttcctaacTTTCCGACGTCTCAATTTCACCGTCCAGACATAACAGACAGacaaacagagagagaaacaagacGGGCCGCAATTTATTTTCTCCGGGAAGAAGATTCTCCCCccttaaagaataaaaaggctCATGTTCCTTCtctcaattgaatttgattaatGTTACGTctttttgagagagagagagagagaaaaaaagtgaagaaGTGAATGCGACAAACACCGTCAGAGGTGGGCGGGATATATTGGAGAAGGGAGGCTTGGAAAGCAAAACcccaaatgaagaagaagatggaccgCCAGTTAATTGAATCTCATCCTCTCGTTTAGGaccggctcttttttttttcttaacttcTACCCAATTTTCCCACGCGCGTTTATACTCTCAAACACATAGTAGAGACAGCGTATGTGAGGCTGGaaggaagaagtaaaaaataaaaataaaataaagaagaaaaaaaggctgcTCCGGACGATTGATGGAAAGTGAATGGTAAGAGGGGGAGGGCTAAGGGTAAAGCATTCCAGAGTTTCGAGGGCTCCCAGGCCAAGATATAtaggcgaagaagaagaagaagaagtggtgGTGGCGGTTAGATGACCCTACACCACCACCCACTACCCAATCTGAAATTCCCCAGCTCCTCGATTCTGACATTTTTATGGCAACTCGCTGATTATATTTCCAGCGCGCTCTTTAGCGTTCACCTGACGGAATCGAAACGAATTCATCGGCTATCAACGCTCTCCCCTCTGCCTTCACAACCTCACCACCCCAACGTATAAAACCAGAGCACATTTTTCATGAAATGAATCGAGAAACGAAAGAATAACACCCCCACCCCCGAACCTTGCGTATATAAAATATTCCAAGATATTCCAGACAAAGTTGATCGCTGTGTAACACGTtagtaaaaaatgaataacacaCAATTCTCCTCCCCCCTCTTCCTGCAGGTGTAATCCATCAGCCGGGGGACTTGTGCCAGCCCATCTGATGGTGGGCaaaagtagagagagagagagagaggctggaCATGAATTGTCAGCAATCAATGACGGGGTGTTTACCTGGCCGTatcattaaaagagaaaataagcaGAACACACAAACTGATTGCGCATGTCTACACCGAGTCAATGTTTTTTAGTCAGAAAAGACATCCGATGATCGATGGGTGGGAAATGAGTCGCCGTTGGGCAGGAAATTCATCACACAGAGACTCAAAAGGCTCCGCCATTCTCAATTTgggtgttttcttttcttcaaaaaaaaaaaacgatcgccTCTTCAAAAGTTTTGGGTTTCTTaagaaccccccaaaaaacaaagcagaaaaaataaaataaaataaaaaaacagttgaCCAAAGGTGGCAAAGGTGTGTCTCCTCTGGTGTCAGTTTCCGCTCCGGCACCTCAAGTTTCTATAACAGCAATCGGAGGATATCCTCTGTCTCTTATACTCACTTATATACTTTGCGTTCCGGGTGGAGTTTGGAGTGGCCGAGACGCGAGCCAAGAATTACACACTCTTCTTCCTCCCATTGATTGGAAAGGAGGATACGGAGGGGGGGTTGAGTGGTTTGTGTCTGATGGGTCAATGTTTGACTTCCGCCTCTCTTGTTGCATTTGGCAAACCACCGGTCCTCTCGTCCTTCTCCTGTTTCAACATTTAAGCATAGAAAAGTTAAATCTACGTATAAGGGCTTAGGGCATTGTAGATATTGTCTAGGTATACAGTACGACACAACAGTAAagggaaggaagaagaagaatagtcACTTGGCACCTGACGTCATCGAGTTGAGCAGGTAGAAAACGGGCAAGGGAGAAAAATTACTGGCAAACCCCCAAAACCATCAAAAGACATTCAAGCGCGCAACGATACCAaattcgaaaaagaaagaaagaaaaaaaaaaggtttatgaCTTCTTGTCTGAATGtctgaaggtttttttttcttcctgtaGGACTAGCAAAGACATCTTCCTGGtccttatttttccccccttttataCCAACAGCAAtagtttttctaatttttttttttcaaaatttctttatttgcaGAAGAAAACCAGTTGATTCTCTCAAGAATTTGATTGTCATTTTTCGAACGAAAAGCGCAACGAGAAACCCCCATTTTGCCAAAATGTTCGCCGTTATGCCCTACGATACTGAGGACAGGAGCGCAGCCTACAGGCGCCGGGTAGCGACTCCCCGTGCCGACTTTGTCTGCAAGTATTGCCAGCGCCGTTTCACCAAGGTAAGTCTTCACCAGCAAGGCCTTCTTGAAAAAAACCATTAAGAATCTTGCGAGGTGTAATCAACGTGTGTTATCATTTCTATCCTTTTAGGCCTACAATCTCATGATTCACGAGCGCAGCCATCGTGACGACGTCACCTACACTTGCGAGGTCTGCGGCAAAACCTTCAAGCGACAGGACAACTTGAAACAGCACAGGTAACTATAAACATACGCACTATAATCCTACACAAGTCCACATCATCAGAAACTTGTTCACTGCTGtcgatattttctttctctctctctctcttttttctgtcTAACTTCATTTGATACACAAAAAACCAATCAATGATCAAAGCGTGGAGCCTGTATTTACCACCTTtgatcgacaaaaaaaaaactaacccaAAGATTTTTCCCGTTTGTTTTCTGTTGTGAATTTACCATAGAGTCACCTGCTTATTTTgacgtttcatttttcatttttaaaaaacaaaaaacaaaaccaaaaatcttCACGGCTGTCTGCCCACTTTCTCTatcgcaataaaaaaaaaccaaatcaataaattcttaaaaattcgaaattggaaaattaataatgaaaattcTTGGAGCGATCTCGGCTCAAAGAGTCTTCGTTGACACACGACGTCCAtcgaaaaaccaaaatttcaaCGTcttgtctttaaaaaaaaattaaaaccaaaatcaCCAAATTCTTACGTTTAAAAACTAACTCATTTTGCATGTGTTCCTTGGTTTCGCAGGCATCGGTAGACTACTCCACCAACACACCACATAAATATGACCCCCGTTTCCGCGGCCCGCAATATACACACTGGCAATGCGCCTCTCCAGCGTCGCTACGTCGTACGTCTctgtctctttctttctctctctgtctcaactctttttctttctctctcgaaccttttttccttctgtctCTGCTGGACTgtttttttgctgctgctgctctgccTGTGAccgattctttttttgacaACCAAATGATTTTGCTTTCGGCATGTCCcatccagctgctgctgctgctttttacattttattgcGTAGTACTATGtgcttttttcattaattgtgTTCTCCCTTCCGGCTGCTGTGTGTGAAGAGTCTCGATCCAACTCGATGCGATGACAATAACCGCAAAAAAAACATCTCGCGATTCCAATTTTCATACTAACAGCCGATTCCGcttttaaaaacgaaaaaaaaagagcgccCCCAGTGTTGTGTATATATGTGAAGGCTCAcatcatttttgtgtgtttgctgGTGGAAACGTTTGTATAATGTCCCTCCTGAGTCTCTGATGATGCGCACCACACGATTTTCTATCgaccaaacaacaaaaaaacaaaaaaaaagacagccAAACAACCAAAACGCGCTTACATTGTTTCATTGCAGAACTATCCACGGTCCCGCTTATCGCTCGACGGGCATCTACATACCGGCCATTTGAAGAGCGCGCGCTCCGCTCTCACGCCACGCTTATTCGGGA
This region includes:
- the LOC124338526 gene encoding protein drumstick-like isoform X2, with amino-acid sequence MFAVMPYDTEDRSAAYRRRVATPRADFVCKYCQRRFTKAYNLMIHERSHRDDVTYTCEVCGKTFKRQDNLKQHRHR
- the LOC124338526 gene encoding protein drumstick-like isoform X1; translation: MFAVMPYDTEDRSAAYRRRVATPRADFVCKYCQRRFTKAYNLMIHERSHRDDVTYTCEVCGKTFKRQDNLKQHRTIHGPAYRSTGIYIPAI